Genomic window (Rossellomorea aquimaris):
CGAAGGAAGCGATCCCTCCTGTTGAAGGGATGACGATTGTAGACGACCTCGCACCATTCATCGAGCGTAAGCTGTTCACGGTTAATACAGGGCATGCGGTCATTGCTTACCTTGGTTACCTTCAAGGGAAACCAACGATCGATCAAACTTTGGCCGATGATGCCATCGCCGAGCAGGTCAAGGAGACATTGAAAGAAACCGGTGCTTATCTAGTAAAACAATACGGTCTTGATGAAAACGAGCATCTTGCTTATATTGAAAAGAACATAGAGCGATTCAAAAATGCCTATCTGAATGATGATGTGACCCGTGTGGGACGTGCGCCGATCAGGAAGCTTGGTCCCGATGACCGATTGATCCGTCCGACTACCGAGGCTCAAAAAGCGGGGCTCTCTTATTCTTATCTTGCCAAGGCGATTGCCGCAGCGCTATTGTTTGACAATCCCGAGGATGAACAAGCCATGGAAATTCAAGGTATGATCAAGGAGAATGGTCCGGCCCATGTGCTGAAAGAAGTGAGCGGACTGGATGGGGATAGTGAGATTGTGAAGGAAGTTTTGGTGCAGTATGAAGGATTGAAGAAATAAATTTTAGGGGCTGTCGGATTCGATTCGGCAGTCTTTTTTTATGAGTTTGACGCAAAAAAGGGGAGACTCGACGCATAAAATTTTAAAACGACTCATAAATTCGAAATTGGACGCATAAATGGGAATAATCGATGCATAAATCTCAAAAACGACGCATAAAACCAATCCGTGTCTTTTCTGTGAAGCTTCCGCATCCACGCCACTTCTACAATCACCCTCAATCCCACCAGGTCCCTTATTTTTCATCAAAAAAAAGATAGATTTCCCCTCATCCCGGGTGTAAAATATATTAAAATACACACGCAGGAGGAAACAGCCGAATAAAATCTACAGTTATGCCTATTGTTGCAATCGTTTTTCCAGATTGGAAGAATACAAGAATGCTTCCACTAACATAAAAATTCAGAATGTTAAAAATACGATAAGAGGTTGATTAAAGTTGACAATGGATACTACTGAAATAGCTGTAAAGGAACAAACGATTTTTCACCATACAGGAAATAAAATCAAGACGGAAGAC
Coding sequences:
- a CDS encoding mannitol-1-phosphate 5-dehydrogenase, whose translation is MKQTVHFGAGNIGRGFIGALFSQSGYHVTFVDIAEQVINKLNEEGRYQVKLAMETMETEMIENVSGLNNLHQEGEVIDSIGRSTYLTTAIGPNILPRIAPLIAKGIAKRLASTDDPLYVIACENQIGATDILKKHILENLDEETVSKLEGKVFFFNSAVDRIVPMQGQGSLDVLVEPYYEWVVETKEAIPPVEGMTIVDDLAPFIERKLFTVNTGHAVIAYLGYLQGKPTIDQTLADDAIAEQVKETLKETGAYLVKQYGLDENEHLAYIEKNIERFKNAYLNDDVTRVGRAPIRKLGPDDRLIRPTTEAQKAGLSYSYLAKAIAAALLFDNPEDEQAMEIQGMIKENGPAHVLKEVSGLDGDSEIVKEVLVQYEGLKK